The DNA window ATAATCCCTCCTACAAATGCATTTAAATCAAATTTCCCAAATTTATTCTGATAATTAGCTCTAATTTCATAATTATCTTCAACTCTTTTACTGTCACTATAACCAAATCCATTTAGGAAATCCATGTAACCTCCTTGTGTACCAGATGCACTTTTAGTAAGTGAGTATGGCATAAAATATTTAAAACTATTGCCATCATCTCTTCTTGAAAAAGTTCCTCTAATAGACAAATTATTATTTATCTTGTAATTTGGAGAAACAGAAAACATTAAATTATCTCTAAGAGAAAAATTTTCATATCTCTCCATATAAGTATAAGGGTTAAACCAGAAAGCAGGTTTTTCATAAATTCCACTTCCCCAATTATCAGGTCCCCACCAGTTCCACGAAGCATGATATCCATTAGGAGTTTCTAAATCTTTTAATTCTTTCATTTTTTTGATATCCAAATCTCTACCAAACCATTGATTAAATGATCCTGAAGTTTGGTTAGAATAGCCATCATCAAACTCTCCTCTAACTTTTCCGCTTAAATAATTAAATACAAAATCAACGTTGAAATTATCTGTAAATTTGTAATTAGAATTCATATTAAGATAATTTCTTTTCAAAAATGTATATGGAGTAATACCTTTTTGATCTAAATTTGTAAATGATAGTCTAGCTGTATAATTATCATTACCTCCAGATAATGAAATAGTATTTTTCAAACTAACTGCATTTTCGTAGAAATCTTTCACGTTATTTGGCTGAGCAACATATTTTGCTGTTTTACCATAATAAGGACTATCTTTCCACCAAGAATACCATGGCACATAATCTTGACCATCAAATTTTGCACCCCAAGATTCATCCGCTAAATTGTTATCTCCAGCTTTATATCTCATACCATCAAAAACAGACCATTCAGCAGGATGAAAAGAAGGATCGAATACAAATGTTTGCAATGAACTATCCCCATCATAACCTTGACCATATTGATTTTGATACTTCATTGTTCTAGCAACTTTATCAACTGTTATGGTAGAGTTCAACTCCACATTCAACCTATTCTTAACCCCCTTTTTCAAAGTCATTAAAACCACCCCATATTGAGCTCTCTGTCCATAAAGCGCAGTAGCATTTGGACCTTTAAGAACATTCACAGATTCAACATTATCCATGTCAATAGTATTAGGATCAACCACTACACCATCTAGAACATAGATTGGATCATCATCACTTAATAAACTCACCGCACCTCTTAATCTAAGCTTACCTGTATCACCAAGTTTAGACCCTGCTTGCGCATTCAATTGCACACCAGCAACTTTACCTGCAATAGCCCCTTTGACATCTACATTCTGTGTTAAGTTCAAATCTTTTGACTTAACTGTTTGATTTGCATAAGAAAGTGACTTTTCATCTCTTTTAATACCTAAGGCTGTAACTACTACCCCCTCGATATCCTTAGTTTTTACTGTATCTGTCTTTGCTTTTTGTGCATATGTAACACTAAATGAAGCAGAAAGAACTACAGCTAAAACGCTTTTTGTTAGTTTCTTCATATCAAATTAAATTTTTCATTGAGACAAAAATGCAAAACATTATTAACATATCCAAATTTTTTGTTAATAAAACCTTAAATAATTATTAACTTTGCAATGTTTTCAATAAGAAGGTTGGTTTTTCGTTAAAATTTATGGAATTGATAAAAAAATGGTCTGAAAATTATGTGGAGGCAGGGTGCGATGAAGTAGGAAGAGGGTGTTTATGTGGTCCTGTAGTCGCTGCCGCAGTGGTTTTAGACGATAATTTTGAGCAAAATTTAGTTAATGACTCTAAAAAACTAAATTTTAAAACACGTTTAGAGCTAGATGATTATATTAAAAATAATGTAAAAGATTATGCTATTGCAGAACTTTCTCCTGCGTTTATAGACCAGCATAATATTCTTAACGCAAGCATACATGCTATGCATAATGCTCTTGATAAGCTTACTATAAGACCCGAATTAATTTTAGTGGACGGAAATAAATTTCATCCTTATAATTATATACCTCATCAGTGTATTATAAAAGGAGATTCTAAAATATTATCTATTGCTGCGGCTTCTATTCTTGCAAAAAATTACAGAGACCAACTCATGATTCGGTTACATGAAGAGTTTCCCGAATACGGTTGGAATAAAAACATGGGATACGCCACTAAAGTTCACATAGAAGCTTTGAAGAAATTTGGCCCCACGAAATATCATCGACAATCTTTTAGATTAAACTATGATTAACACCAATAAAAAAGTCGGTTAATTTTTTAACCGACTTTTTCTATTTTTAAACTGAATTATTTCTTATTCATTTTTTTGCGTTGCTCTTCTTGCATTTTTTGTTGCTCTTGAGCTTTTTCCATCATTTCACGCATACGTTTCTGGAATTTCCCTTCTGGTTTTGGCGCTTTAGATTTATTTTGTTGAATCTGAGCATGAATTTTCTTTTCATCTAAAATCCAATATTTTATCGCAAGGATAATTAATATATTTAAAGCATTTGACACAAAATAATACCAAGAAAGTCCAGAAGAAGAAGTGTTCAAGAAGAAGAAGAATGTAATTGGGAAAATATACATTATAATTCTCATATCTGGCATTCCTTCTTGCTGTGGTTGTTGCATTTGTCCAGAAGTCATAATCGTATAAATTAAAACTACAATGGTACATGCTACCGCAAAAATACTGATATGCTCCCCGATTAATGGAATATGAAATGGCAATTTAATTAAATCATCATAAGCAGTAAGGTCATTAGCAAACCAAAATCCTTTTCCTCTCAAGTCAATCATATTCGGGAAGAAACGGAAAAGCGCATAGAAAATAGGAATCTGAACCAGCGCTGGTAAACAGCCCGCCATCTGATTAATTCCAGCTTTTCTGTAAATCTCCATGGTCGCTTGTTGACGCTTCATTGCGTTTTCTTGACCTTTAAACTTCTCTGTTACTTCTTCTATTTCTGGTTTTACCACTTTCATCATCGCACTCAATTTGTGCTGCTTAAACATTACTGGAGACAAGATAAGTTTAGTGGCAATAGTCATTAAGAAAATTACCCAACCTGCTGCAATTCCCCAATCAGATAACCAATTATATACTGGCACAAAGAAAATCCTGTTTAAAGTTCCTATGAAACTCCAACCTAAAGGTAAAATGCTATCAAATTCTTTTCCTTCAAAAGTTTTAAGCAATGGTAAATCAAGTGGTAAGAAATACCATTTGAAATTTTGATTCAATTCATTTCCTGCCAATTTTACTTGACCATCAAAATTGAACTTTTTCAAAAATTCTCCTTTTTCTATGGTTTCTTGAGTTCCTTTAGCATGAGTAAATCCATTAGTAGATTCTATAATAGAAGCAAAAAACTGCTGTTTAACAGCTAACCAATTTAGGGTTTCTTCTGGCTCTTCAAATCCATTGGTATCATAATCGGTAGATCCATAATTATCAAAAGCATAATTAAATTCTGAATGGGTTTGTTCTTGCGAACGACCTTTTTCCATTCCTCTTACTGTGTAATTCCAGTGAAAATCTGCTTTTTCATCTGTAACAGTTGAAGATAAACCTTGAGTTTTAACATTAAAATCTAAAGTATAATTATCTAAAAGTTGATACACGTACTGAATTGTTGCACCAGAAACTTGAGCAGTCATGGTAACAGTATTATCCTTTACGCTAGGCACAAAAACTAGATCTTTTGTATTAAAAGTTTTTCCTGTTTTGTCTTTAAACTGAAATCCGTAACTAGAATTATTTTTTTCTATTAAATAAAGTGGCAAATCATGCTTATCGGTTTTAGCATTATAAGCTTTGTATTGATTAATTTCTACAGACGAAAGCTGACCTCCTAAACTTGCAAATTCTAAAGTAAGTTCTTTATTTTTTACCGTAACATTTTTTATTGCAGCTGCATTTACTGTAGCATTAATATTGTTAGCAATAGTTTTAGAAGCTACTTTTTGCTCCGTTTTTGCTTTAGCATCTGCTACTTGTTTTTCGTCTGATTGTTTGTTTTGAAAATAAAACATGAAAGCCATCAAAATGGCAGAAAAAATCACAAAACTAATCAGTTGATTTTTATCTAATCCGTTATTCTTTTGCATTACTTTAATTTAAGATTTGAAATTTAAGATTTGAGATTTAATTTTCTCAAATAGCATTCCTTTTTAATTTGGGTGACAAAAATATGAATTTTTTGTCAGATTGTCATTTCTAAAAAATTAAACTCTCAAAAAATGAGAGTTTAAGATTTATTTTTCTGCAGCTGCTTTTACCAATGCTACAAACAGCGGATGCGGTGTAGCTACAGTACTTTTATATTCTGGATGATATTGAACTCCTATATAAAAAGGATGATCCTTCAATTCTAGCGTTTCTACTAATTTAGTATCTGGATTAATTCCCGAAGCGTACAAACCATTTTTCTCGAAATCTTCTAAATAATCTGAGTTAAATTCGTAGCGATGACGGTGTCTTTCGGTAATATTTTTGTTCCCGTAGATTTCTATAAGTTTAGTGTGAGGTTTTAATTGACATTTCCAAGCGCCCAACCTCATCGTACCACCTTTATCTACTACATTTTTTTGTTCTTCCATTAAAGAAATAACAGGATTTTTAGTCGTCAAATCAAATTCAGCAGAATTGGCATCTTTTAATCCCAGAACATTTCTCGCAAATTCGATGGTCATAATTTGCATTCCGAGACAAATTCCCAAAAGCGGAATTTTATTTTCTCTAGCAAATTTTGCCGCCAAAATTTTTCCTTCAATTCCTCTATCGCCAAAACCTGGAGCGATAAGCATTCCATCGATTCCTTTGAAGTTTTCTGTTAGATTTTCTTCGGTTAAGTCACCACTGTAAACCCATCTCAGTTTCACTTCAGTATCTTGTGAAGCTCCTGCATGAATAAATGCTTCGGCAATAGATTTGTAAGAATCTTGAAGCGAAACATATTTTCCAACTAAAGCGATTTCAACTTTTTTCTTAGGATTTTTATATTTTTTAAGGAAGTTTTTCCAATCTTTCAAATCAGATTCTTGATTGAATGGCAACGCCAATTCTTTAAGAACTACTTCATCAAATTTTTGTTTTTGTAATTCTAACGGAACTTGATAAATCGTTTCTACATCTATACTTTCGATTACATTTTCCGCAGGAACGTTACAGAATTGCGCCAGTTTAGCTTTAATTTCTTTGGTAATTTTATGCTCTGTTCTGCACACCAAAACATCTGCTTGAATTCCGCTTTCCATTAATTGTCTTACGGAATGCTGAGAAGGCTTGGTTTTCAATTCGCCACTTGCAGCAAGGTAAGGAAGCAAGGTAAGGTGAATGACCATAGAATTATTTTCGCCGAGCTCCCATCTTAATTGACGAACACTTTCTATATAAGGTAATGATTCTATATCGCCTACTGTTCCGCCAATTTCTGTAATGATGATGTCGTAATTTTCTTTAGCAAGAATTTTTATTCTGCGTTTTATTTCATTCGTAATATGCGGAATTACCTGAACGGTTTTACCTAGGAAATCTCCTTTTCTTTCTTTTTCTATT is part of the Cloacibacterium normanense genome and encodes:
- a CDS encoding SusC/RagA family TonB-linked outer membrane protein gives rise to the protein MKKLTKSVLAVVLSASFSVTYAQKAKTDTVKTKDIEGVVVTALGIKRDEKSLSYANQTVKSKDLNLTQNVDVKGAIAGKVAGVQLNAQAGSKLGDTGKLRLRGAVSLLSDDDPIYVLDGVVVDPNTIDMDNVESVNVLKGPNATALYGQRAQYGVVLMTLKKGVKNRLNVELNSTITVDKVARTMKYQNQYGQGYDGDSSLQTFVFDPSFHPAEWSVFDGMRYKAGDNNLADESWGAKFDGQDYVPWYSWWKDSPYYGKTAKYVAQPNNVKDFYENAVSLKNTISLSGGNDNYTARLSFTNLDQKGITPYTFLKRNYLNMNSNYKFTDNFNVDFVFNYLSGKVRGEFDDGYSNQTSGSFNQWFGRDLDIKKMKELKDLETPNGYHASWNWWGPDNWGSGIYEKPAFWFNPYTYMERYENFSLRDNLMFSVSPNYKINNNLSIRGTFSRRDDGNSFKYFMPYSLTKSASGTQGGYMDFLNGFGYSDSKRVEDNYEIRANYQNKFGKFDLNAFVGGIITNFNWSGSSAQMDVFGKLGQLIIPDVWDFKNADIAPTSNPYSYKKTTKSLFGTFSLGYNDFIYVDGSLRNDINSAYFNNNNSFITFSLGGSVLLHNLIEKNDLLTFFKVRAGIAQIAADISATALNPEFRYNSQPFKSGTKSYIIALQPTRYVDPNLKPAINQNFELGADLKFLKNRVSLSATYYNEKRNDEPIPVTVPSSSGMLDTFINSADAVRKGVELSLSGDVLKSSNGVNWNTSFNFARNKSTVERVAEGLNAINYGFAPAFGYVSVIQKEGMEWGQLVGNGFKLDANGNKILNANGTYAVEQNKYFGSVLPKFTGGFYNTLSYKGITLSAAIDFQKGGKFFSLSEQWGNSGGLLDATAAINDRGFNVRDDVSTGGGVHVKGVSETGTAIDTYVDAYTYFTQFHGNRLAEEYVHDASYIKLREMAVSYSLPKSLIGSKFQGISVGLVARNPWLIWVAKDNHHKFDPSEMSQAYGEDGQLPSTRGFGVNVKLNF
- a CDS encoding ribonuclease HII; protein product: MELIKKWSENYVEAGCDEVGRGCLCGPVVAAAVVLDDNFEQNLVNDSKKLNFKTRLELDDYIKNNVKDYAIAELSPAFIDQHNILNASIHAMHNALDKLTIRPELILVDGNKFHPYNYIPHQCIIKGDSKILSIAAASILAKNYRDQLMIRLHEEFPEYGWNKNMGYATKVHIEALKKFGPTKYHRQSFRLNYD
- the yidC gene encoding membrane protein insertase YidC; protein product: MQKNNGLDKNQLISFVIFSAILMAFMFYFQNKQSDEKQVADAKAKTEQKVASKTIANNINATVNAAAIKNVTVKNKELTLEFASLGGQLSSVEINQYKAYNAKTDKHDLPLYLIEKNNSSYGFQFKDKTGKTFNTKDLVFVPSVKDNTVTMTAQVSGATIQYVYQLLDNYTLDFNVKTQGLSSTVTDEKADFHWNYTVRGMEKGRSQEQTHSEFNYAFDNYGSTDYDTNGFEEPEETLNWLAVKQQFFASIIESTNGFTHAKGTQETIEKGEFLKKFNFDGQVKLAGNELNQNFKWYFLPLDLPLLKTFEGKEFDSILPLGWSFIGTLNRIFFVPVYNWLSDWGIAAGWVIFLMTIATKLILSPVMFKQHKLSAMMKVVKPEIEEVTEKFKGQENAMKRQQATMEIYRKAGINQMAGCLPALVQIPIFYALFRFFPNMIDLRGKGFWFANDLTAYDDLIKLPFHIPLIGEHISIFAVACTIVVLIYTIMTSGQMQQPQQEGMPDMRIIMYIFPITFFFFLNTSSSGLSWYYFVSNALNILIILAIKYWILDEKKIHAQIQQNKSKAPKPEGKFQKRMREMMEKAQEQQKMQEEQRKKMNKK
- a CDS encoding CTP synthase, giving the protein MSKKNTKYIFVTGGVTSSLGKGIVSASLGLLLKSRGFNVTIQKLDPYINIDPGTLNPYEHGECYVTEDGAETDLDLGHYERFLDSATSQNNNVTTGKIYQTVIEKERKGDFLGKTVQVIPHITNEIKRRIKILAKENYDIIITEIGGTVGDIESLPYIESVRQLRWELGENNSMVIHLTLLPYLAASGELKTKPSQHSVRQLMESGIQADVLVCRTEHKITKEIKAKLAQFCNVPAENVIESIDVETIYQVPLELQKQKFDEVVLKELALPFNQESDLKDWKNFLKKYKNPKKKVEIALVGKYVSLQDSYKSIAEAFIHAGASQDTEVKLRWVYSGDLTEENLTENFKGIDGMLIAPGFGDRGIEGKILAAKFARENKIPLLGICLGMQIMTIEFARNVLGLKDANSAEFDLTTKNPVISLMEEQKNVVDKGGTMRLGAWKCQLKPHTKLIEIYGNKNITERHRHRYEFNSDYLEDFEKNGLYASGINPDTKLVETLELKDHPFYIGVQYHPEYKSTVATPHPLFVALVKAAAEK